The proteins below come from a single Providencia rettgeri genomic window:
- the armA gene encoding 16S rRNA (guanine(1405)-N(7))-methyltransferase ArmA — protein MDKNDVVKKILESKKYENLDSDIVEKVVSISEKKYKLKEVENYSKKKLHQIWGSYYSAYPNWDKLLKKYNQGQLSIEDLLKIHSSTNERVATLNDFYTYVFGNIKHVSSILDFGCGFNPLALYQWNENEKIIYHAYDIDRAEIAFLSSIIGKLKTTIKYRFLNKESDVYKGTYDVVFLLKMLPVLKQQDVNILDFLQLFHTQNFVISFPIKSLSGKEKGMEENYQLWFESFTKGWIKILDSKVIGNELVYITSGFQK, from the coding sequence ATGGATAAGAATGATGTTGTTAAGAAGATACTTGAATCAAAAAAGTACGAAAACCTTGATTCAGATATTGTTGAAAAGGTTGTTTCCATTTCTGAGAAGAAATATAAATTAAAGGAAGTTGAGAATTATTCTAAAAAGAAATTGCATCAAATATGGGGGTCTTACTATTCTGCCTATCCTAATTGGGATAAATTATTAAAAAAGTACAATCAGGGGCAGTTATCAATAGAAGATTTACTAAAGATTCATTCTTCGACGAATGAAAGAGTCGCAACATTAAATGACTTTTACACTTATGTATTTGGAAATATCAAACATGTCTCATCTATTTTAGATTTTGGTTGTGGCTTCAATCCATTAGCTTTATACCAATGGAATGAAAATGAAAAAATAATATATCATGCATACGATATTGATAGAGCTGAGATAGCTTTTTTGAGTAGCATTATTGGGAAGTTAAAGACGACGATAAAGTATAGGTTTTTGAATAAAGAGAGTGATGTCTACAAAGGTACTTATGATGTAGTATTCCTTTTAAAGATGCTTCCTGTGCTAAAACAGCAAGATGTAAATATCTTGGATTTCCTACAGCTTTTTCATACTCAAAACTTTGTAATATCTTTTCCAATAAAGTCTTTATCTGGAAAGGAGAAGGGAATGGAAGAGAATTACCAGCTATGGTTTGAATCTTTTACAAAAGGTTGGATAAAAATCCTTGATTCGAAGGTTATAGGGAATGAGTTAGTATATATTACTAGTGGATTTCAGAAATAA
- the msr(E) gene encoding ABC-F type ribosomal protection protein Msr(E), translating into MSLIIKARNIRLDYAGRDVLDIDELEIHSYDRIGLVGDNGAGKSSLLKVLNGEIVLAEATLQRFGDFAHISQLGGIEIETVEDRAMLSRLGVSNVQNDTMSGGEETRAKIAAAFSQQVHGILADEPTSHLDLNGIDLLIGQLKAFDGALLVISHDRYFLDMVVDKIWELKDGKITEYWGGYSDYLRQKEEERQHQAVEYELMMKERERLESAVQEKRQQANRLDNKKKGEKSKNSTESAGRLGHAKMTGTKQRKLYQAAKSMEKRLAALEDIQAPEHLRSIRFRQSSALELHNKFPITADGLSLKFGSRTIFDDANFIIPLGAKVAITGSNGTGKTSLLKMISERADGLTISPKAEIGYFTQTGYKFNTHKSVLSFMQEECEYTVAEIRAVLASMGIGANDIQKNLSDLSGGEIIKLLLSKMLLGKYNILLMDEPGNYLDLKSIAALETMMKSYAGTIIFVSHDKQLVDNIADIIYEIKDHKIIKTFERDC; encoded by the coding sequence ATGAGTTTAATTATTAAAGCGAGAAACATACGCTTGGATTATGCTGGGCGTGATGTTTTGGATATTGATGAATTGGAAATTCACTCTTATGACCGTATTGGTCTTGTGGGTGATAACGGAGCAGGAAAGAGTAGTTTACTCAAAGTACTTAATGGCGAAATTGTTTTAGCCGAAGCGACATTACAGCGTTTTGGTGATTTTGCACATATCAGCCAACTGGGCGGAATCGAAATAGAAACGGTCGAAGACCGGGCAATGTTATCTCGCCTTGGTGTTTCCAATGTACAAAACGACACAATGAGTGGCGGAGAGGAAACTCGTGCAAAAATTGCTGCCGCATTTTCCCAACAAGTACATGGCATTCTAGCGGATGAACCAACCAGCCACCTTGATCTCAATGGAATAGATCTACTTATTGGTCAACTTAAAGCATTTGATGGAGCATTACTTGTTATCAGTCATGACCGATATTTTCTTGATATGGTTGTAGACAAGATATGGGAGTTAAAAGACGGTAAAATTACGGAATATTGGGGTGGTTACTCGGATTACTTGCGTCAAAAAGAAGAAGAGCGACAACACCAAGCCGTAGAATATGAGCTGATGATGAAGGAACGGGAGCGATTAGAATCTGCTGTGCAAGAAAAACGCCAGCAAGCTAATCGATTAGACAATAAGAAAAAAGGAGAAAAATCCAAAAACTCTACCGAAAGTGCTGGACGACTTGGGCATGCAAAAATGACTGGCACCAAGCAAAGAAAACTGTATCAGGCAGCTAAGAGTATGGAAAAGCGTTTGGCTGCATTAGAAGATATTCAAGCACCAGAGCATTTGCGTTCTATTCGTTTTCGTCAAAGTTCAGCCCTAGAACTGCACAATAAGTTCCCGATTACGGCAGATGGTCTGAGCTTAAAATTTGGTAGCCGTACTATCTTTGATGACGCTAACTTTATAATACCGCTTGGCGCTAAAGTCGCTATAACTGGATCGAATGGAACAGGGAAAACGTCCTTGTTAAAAATGATATCAGAACGTGCTGATGGATTAACCATATCTCCAAAAGCTGAAATTGGCTACTTTACACAAACAGGATATAAATTTAACACGCATAAATCTGTGCTCTCCTTTATGCAGGAAGAGTGCGAGTACACAGTTGCGGAAATTCGTGCAGTATTGGCTTCAATGGGGATCGGAGCGAATGATATTCAAAAAAACTTATCCGACTTATCGGGAGGTGAAATCATCAAACTGCTTTTATCCAAAATGCTTTTAGGAAAATATAATATTTTGCTTATGGATGAACCAGGAAACTATCTTGACCTAAAAAGTATTGCCGCATTAGAAACAATGATGAAGTCCTATGCAGGAACTATTATCTTCGTATCTCATGACAAGCAATTGGTCGATAATATTGCTGACATTATCTACGAGATCAAAGACCACAAAATCATCAAGACTTTTGAGAGAGATTGTTAA
- a CDS encoding aminomethyltransferase beta-barrel domain-containing protein, with the protein MINETSLLNNNYTASIRYRSQDTPVKVTQNENGYIFEFSAPQWAPAVGQSLVLFQENECLGGGVISEIH; encoded by the coding sequence TTGATAAACGAAACTTCATTACTTAATAATAACTATACAGCATCTATCCGTTATAGAAGTCAGGATACACCAGTAAAAGTAACCCAGAATGAAAATGGATATATATTTGAATTTTCTGCACCACAATGGGCTCCAGCCGTTGGACAGAGTTTAGTACTTTTCCAAGAAAATGAGTGCCTTGGAGGCGGAGTTATTTCTGAAATCCACTAG
- a CDS encoding TniB family NTP-binding protein: MDEYPIIDLSHLLPAAQGLARLPADERIQRLRADRWIGYPRAVEALNRLEALYAWPNKQRMPNLLLVGPTNNGKSMIVEKFRRTHPASSDADQEHIPVLVVQMPSEPSVIRFYVALLAAMGAPLRPRPRLPEMEQLALALLRKVGVRMLVIDELHNVLAGNSVNRREFLNLLRFLGNELRIPLVGVGTRDAYLAIRSDDQLENRFEPMMLPVWEANDDCCSLLASFAASLPLRRPSPIATLDMARYLLTRSEGTIGELAHLLMAAAIVAVESGEEAINHRTLSMAC, encoded by the coding sequence GTGGACGAATATCCCATCATCGACCTGTCCCACCTGCTGCCGGCGGCCCAGGGCTTGGCCCGTCTTCCGGCGGACGAGCGCATCCAGCGCCTTCGCGCCGACCGCTGGATCGGCTATCCGCGCGCAGTCGAGGCGCTGAACCGGCTGGAAGCCCTTTATGCGTGGCCAAACAAGCAACGCATGCCCAACCTGCTGCTGGTTGGCCCGACCAACAATGGCAAGTCGATGATCGTCGAGAAGTTCCGCCGCACCCACCCGGCCAGCTCCGACGCCGACCAGGAGCACATCCCGGTGTTGGTCGTGCAGATGCCGTCCGAGCCGTCCGTGATCCGCTTCTACGTCGCGCTGCTCGCCGCGATGGGCGCGCCGCTGCGCCCACGCCCACGGTTGCCGGAAATGGAGCAACTGGCTCTGGCACTGCTGCGCAAGGTCGGCGTGCGCATGCTGGTGATCGACGAGCTGCACAACGTGCTGGCCGGCAACAGCGTCAACCGCCGGGAATTCCTCAACCTGCTGCGCTTCCTCGGCAACGAACTGCGCATCCCGTTGGTTGGGGTAGGCACGCGCGACGCCTACCTAGCCATCCGCTCCGATGACCAGTTGGAAAATCGCTTCGAGCCGATGATGCTGCCGGTATGGGAGGCCAACGACGATTGCTGCTCACTGCTGGCCAGCTTCGCCGCTTCGCTCCCGCTGCGCCGGCCTTCCCCAATTGCCACGCTGGACATGGCTCGCTACCTGCTCACACGCAGCGAGGGCACCATAGGGGAACTGGCGCACTTGCTGATGGCGGCGGCCATCGTCGCCGTGGAGAGCGGCGAGGAAGCGATCAACCATCGCACACTCAGCATGGCCTGTTGA
- a CDS encoding IS91-like element ISCR1 family transposase codes for MSLARNATASQSPTQTNGYERHQPDQTLLYQLVEQHYPAFKASLEAQGQHLPRYIQQEFNDLLQCGRLEYGFMRVRCEDCHHERLVAFSCKRRGFCPSCGARRMAESAALLIDEVFPKEPIRQWVLSFPFQLRFLLARHPQLMGQVLSIVYRTLSTHLIKKAGYTKASAQTGSVTLIQRFGSALNLNVHYHMLFLDGVYAEDDYGKQRFHRVKAPTYDELNTLAHTLSHRIARCMEKRGILERDAENTWLTLEEGEDDTLTQLHGASVTYRIAVGPQQGRKVFTLQTLPGREDKADSSSRVANHAGFSLHAGVMAEAHQRDKLERLCRYISRPAVSEKRLALTANGQVRYELKTPYRNGTTHVIFEPLDFIAKLAALVPKPRVNLTRFHGVFAPNSKHRVQVTPAKRGKKPDKSEGLDTNWRDKSPAERHRAMTWMQRLKRVFNIDIEVCEHCGGHVKVIASIEDPKVIEQILKHLKQKTAKANAAKQRELPPERAPPLTPSLFDPSQSRLFD; via the coding sequence ATGTCGCTGGCAAGGAACGCCACGGCGAGTCAATCGCCCACTCAAACAAACGGTTACGAACGCCACCAACCCGACCAGACGCTGCTCTACCAGCTGGTTGAGCAGCACTACCCAGCCTTCAAAGCCTCACTCGAAGCCCAAGGTCAACACCTGCCTCGCTACATCCAACAAGAATTCAACGACCTCCTCCAATGTGGCCGTCTGGAGTATGGTTTCATGCGGGTTCGCTGCGAGGATTGTCATCACGAGCGTCTGGTCGCCTTCAGCTGTAAACGACGCGGCTTTTGCCCTAGCTGCGGTGCCCGCCGGATGGCCGAGAGTGCGGCGCTGCTGATAGACGAAGTCTTCCCCAAGGAGCCCATTCGCCAGTGGGTGCTCAGCTTTCCTTTCCAGCTACGCTTTTTGCTGGCTCGCCATCCCCAGCTGATGGGCCAGGTCTTGAGTATCGTCTATCGTACACTCTCAACTCATCTGATCAAAAAAGCCGGTTACACCAAAGCCTCTGCACAAACTGGCTCAGTGACTCTTATCCAACGCTTTGGCTCCGCGCTAAATCTCAATGTCCACTACCACATGCTGTTTCTCGATGGTGTCTATGCCGAAGATGACTATGGCAAGCAACGCTTCCATCGTGTCAAGGCACCCACTTACGATGAGCTGAATACGCTCGCTCACACCCTCAGCCATCGCATCGCTCGCTGCATGGAAAAGCGTGGGATTTTGGAGCGTGATGCCGAGAATACGTGGTTGACACTGGAAGAGGGCGAAGACGATACGCTGACTCAATTACATGGTGCTTCGGTTACGTATCGCATTGCCGTCGGCCCCCAGCAAGGGCGCAAAGTCTTCACCCTGCAAACCTTGCCAGGGCGTGAGGATAAAGCCGACTCAAGCAGTCGAGTAGCCAACCATGCTGGTTTCTCGCTACACGCCGGTGTGATGGCCGAAGCGCATCAGCGGGATAAGCTTGAGCGCTTGTGTCGCTACATTAGTCGGCCAGCGGTTTCAGAAAAACGTCTGGCATTAACCGCCAATGGGCAGGTGCGTTACGAGCTCAAAACTCCGTACCGCAATGGCACCACCCATGTGATCTTCGAGCCGCTGGACTTCATCGCCAAACTCGCTGCGTTGGTACCTAAGCCGCGAGTCAACCTCACACGCTTCCACGGCGTCTTTGCACCGAACAGCAAACACCGAGTTCAAGTAACACCCGCCAAGCGGGGCAAGAAGCCCGACAAATCGGAAGGTCTCGATACTAACTGGCGTGACAAGAGTCCTGCAGAGCGCCACCGCGCCATGACCTGGATGCAACGCCTCAAGCGAGTCTTCAATATTGATATTGAAGTCTGCGAACACTGCGGCGGTCACGTCAAAGTGATTGCCAGCATCGAAGATCCGAAGGTCATTGAGCAGATTCTCAAGCATCTGAAACAGAAAACAGCCAAGGCGAATGCCGCCAAGCAGCGTGAGCTGCCACCAGAACGAGCGCCGCCACTGACTCCCAGCCTGTTCGATCCATCACAGAGTCGTCTCTTTGACTGA
- a CDS encoding quinolone resistance pentapeptide repeat protein QnrA1 has product MDIIDKVFQQEDFSRQDLSDSRFRRCRFYQCDFSHCQLQDASFEDCSFIESGAVEGCHFSYADLRDASFKACRLSLANFSGANCFGIEFRECDLKGANFSRARFYNQVSHKMYFCSAYISGCNLAYTNLSGQCLEKCELFENNWSNANLSGASLMGSDLSRGTFSRDCWQQVNLRGCDLTFADLDGLDPRRVNLEGVKICAWQQEQLLEPLGVIVLPD; this is encoded by the coding sequence ATGGATATTATTGATAAAGTTTTTCAGCAAGAGGATTTCTCACGCCAGGATTTGAGTGACAGCCGTTTTCGCCGCTGCCGCTTTTATCAGTGTGACTTCAGCCACTGTCAGCTGCAGGATGCCAGTTTCGAGGATTGCAGTTTCATTGAAAGCGGCGCCGTTGAAGGGTGTCACTTCAGCTATGCCGATCTGCGCGATGCCAGTTTCAAGGCCTGCCGTCTGTCTTTGGCCAACTTCAGCGGTGCCAACTGCTTTGGCATAGAGTTCAGGGAGTGCGATCTCAAGGGCGCCAACTTTTCCCGGGCCCGCTTCTACAATCAAGTCAGCCATAAGATGTACTTCTGCTCGGCTTATATCTCAGGTTGCAACCTGGCCTATACCAACTTGAGTGGCCAATGCCTGGAAAAATGCGAGCTGTTTGAAAACAACTGGAGCAATGCCAATCTCAGCGGCGCTTCCTTGATGGGCTCAGATCTCAGCCGCGGCACCTTCTCCCGCGACTGTTGGCAACAGGTCAATCTGCGGGGCTGTGACCTAACCTTTGCCGATCTGGATGGGCTCGACCCCAGACGGGTCAACCTCGAAGGAGTCAAGATCTGTGCCTGGCAACAGGAGCAACTGCTGGAACCCTTGGGAGTAATAGTGCTGCCGGATTAG
- a CDS encoding IS3 family transposase, whose product MYSYEDRLRAVRLYLKLGRRMSATLRQLGYPTKNSLKAWLAEFERNQDLRRGYQRIKRQYTDEQKQRAVDHYIEQGYCLSHTIRSLGYPSREALRAWIRDLRPEFARTVVGSSAPTVARSRLEKQQAVIALNLRVGSAKDVADTVGVSRPTLYNWQHRLLGKVPLKPMTKKKGDTSLEQRHEALLRELAELESQNQRLRMENAILEKASELIKKDMGINPLELTSREKTKVVDALRVTFPLANLLCGLKLARSTYFYQRLRQTRPDKYTQVREVIRTIFEDNYRCYGYRRIDSALRLGGMRVSEKVVRRLMAQERLVVRTPRRRRFSAYAGDPTPAVPNLLNRDFHASAPNTKWLTDLTEIHIPAGKVYVSPIVDCFDGLVVAWNIGTSPDANLVNTMLDHAVRTLRPGEHPVIHSDRGSHYRWPAWIRRTENAQLTRSMSKKGCSPDNAACEGFFGRLKTELIYPRNWQHVTLKDLMTRIDAYIHWYNERRIKVSLGGRSPIEYRHAVGLMSV is encoded by the coding sequence ATGTATTCGTATGAAGATCGCCTTCGAGCCGTGAGGTTGTACCTGAAGCTTGGGCGCCGGATGAGCGCCACACTACGGCAGCTGGGATACCCCACCAAGAACTCGCTGAAGGCCTGGTTGGCAGAATTCGAACGGAATCAGGATCTTCGCCGAGGCTATCAACGGATAAAACGGCAGTACACCGATGAGCAAAAGCAACGGGCAGTAGATCACTATATCGAACAAGGCTACTGCCTGAGTCACACAATCCGAAGCCTGGGCTACCCAAGCCGCGAGGCCTTGCGTGCCTGGATCCGTGATTTACGCCCTGAATTCGCTAGGACGGTCGTCGGCAGCAGCGCTCCCACAGTCGCCCGCTCTCGCCTCGAGAAGCAGCAAGCCGTCATTGCACTGAACCTGCGCGTAGGTTCGGCAAAGGATGTGGCCGACACTGTCGGTGTATCGCGACCAACGTTGTATAACTGGCAGCATCGATTACTTGGCAAAGTGCCCCTAAAACCCATGACAAAGAAGAAAGGTGACACCTCGCTCGAGCAGCGGCATGAGGCACTACTCAGGGAACTGGCCGAACTGGAGAGCCAGAACCAGCGGCTTCGCATGGAGAATGCAATTCTGGAGAAGGCGAGTGAATTGATAAAAAAAGACATGGGCATCAACCCCCTCGAACTGACAAGCCGAGAAAAAACGAAGGTGGTTGATGCCCTCAGAGTCACGTTTCCATTAGCCAATCTGTTGTGCGGCCTGAAGCTGGCGCGCAGCACATACTTCTATCAACGCCTGCGGCAGACGCGGCCCGACAAGTACACGCAGGTGCGTGAGGTCATTCGGACTATCTTCGAGGACAACTACCGCTGCTATGGCTATCGACGCATTGATAGTGCCTTGCGCCTTGGTGGCATGCGTGTGTCCGAGAAGGTCGTGCGTCGCTTGATGGCGCAAGAGCGTCTGGTCGTGAGAACACCGCGCCGCCGGCGCTTCTCGGCGTATGCTGGCGACCCGACACCAGCGGTCCCGAATCTGCTGAATCGCGACTTTCACGCGTCGGCGCCGAATACGAAATGGTTGACCGATCTGACGGAAATACACATTCCGGCAGGGAAGGTCTACGTCTCGCCGATCGTCGATTGCTTCGATGGGCTGGTGGTGGCCTGGAATATCGGCACCAGCCCGGATGCGAACCTGGTCAATACCATGCTGGATCACGCGGTACGGACACTGCGACCCGGTGAGCATCCGGTTATCCATTCGGACAGGGGCTCGCATTATCGCTGGCCTGCGTGGATCCGCCGCACTGAAAATGCCCAATTAACGCGGTCGATGTCCAAAAAGGGCTGCTCGCCAGACAATGCTGCATGCGAGGGCTTTTTCGGACGATTGAAGACCGAACTAATCTACCCGAGGAATTGGCAGCACGTGACGCTGAAAGACCTCATGACGCGAATCGATGCCTATATCCACTGGTACAACGAGCGCCGCATCAAAGTGTCGCTTGGCGGGCGTAGTCCCATCGAGTATCGTCATGCGGTCGGATTGATGTCCGTATAA
- a CDS encoding IS6-like element IS26 family transposase — MNPFKGRHFQRDIILWAVRWYCKYGISYRELQEMLAERGVNVDHSTIYRWVQRYAPEMEKRLRWYWRNPSDLCPWHMDETYVKVNGRWAYLYRAVDSRGRTVDFYLSSRRNSKAAYRFLGKILNNVKKWQIPRFINTDKAPAYGRALALLKREGRCPSDVEHRQIKYRNNVIECDHGKLKRIIGATLGFKSMKTAYATIKGIEVMRALRKGQASAFYYGDPLGEMRLVSRVFEM, encoded by the coding sequence ATGAACCCATTCAAAGGCCGGCATTTTCAGCGTGACATCATTCTGTGGGCCGTACGCTGGTACTGCAAATACGGCATCAGTTACCGTGAGCTGCAGGAGATGCTGGCTGAACGCGGAGTGAATGTCGATCACTCCACGATTTACCGCTGGGTTCAGCGTTATGCGCCTGAAATGGAAAAACGGCTGCGCTGGTACTGGCGTAACCCTTCCGATCTTTGCCCGTGGCACATGGATGAAACCTACGTGAAGGTCAATGGCCGCTGGGCGTATCTGTACCGGGCCGTCGACAGCCGGGGCCGCACTGTCGATTTTTATCTCTCCTCCCGTCGTAACAGCAAAGCTGCATACCGGTTTCTGGGTAAAATCCTCAACAACGTGAAGAAGTGGCAGATCCCGCGATTCATCAACACGGATAAAGCGCCCGCCTATGGTCGCGCGCTTGCTCTGCTCAAACGCGAAGGCCGGTGCCCGTCTGACGTTGAACACCGACAGATTAAGTACCGGAACAACGTGATTGAATGCGATCATGGCAAACTGAAACGGATAATCGGCGCCACGCTGGGATTTAAATCCATGAAGACGGCTTACGCCACCATCAAAGGTATTGAGGTGATGCGTGCACTACGCAAAGGCCAGGCCTCAGCATTTTATTATGGTGATCCCCTGGGCGAAATGCGCCTGGTAAGCAGAGTTTTTGAAATGTAA
- a CDS encoding IS4-like element ISEc29 family transposase has product MLTMNVKAMLADFLTFVTPKSMHKARFSVLLDAVTALAKDACCTVTAIGRAMPGSSDKVSIKRADRLLNNPNLQRELPLIYAALTASIVGHKTKPMILVDWSNADTAKRHFILRASIAADGRALTLLQKIAAAEDYTCPHLHGAFLKQLKAMLPKDCKPVIVTDAGFKVPWLKQVRKLGWHYVARVRGNVKLKLAEQDKFISVNQLYRQAKKDPKSVGKIMLAQTQHYETQAVLVGKGYKLLKRDKNKTYKEPWLLVSSLADCHGYADKIAKCYSSRMQIEESFRDQKSHRYGLGSDLHGTKKKSRLEILLLLAALVNWFHYLLGSAAEKAGLHLRYQANTVKNRRVLALNFLGILLCKEPKQRIRRQYYQQGLKQILQWVVQWDWAVIKQADS; this is encoded by the coding sequence ATGCTCACCATGAATGTAAAAGCTATGCTCGCTGATTTCCTCACCTTTGTCACGCCAAAATCAATGCATAAAGCCCGATTTTCGGTTTTGCTAGATGCGGTAACCGCCCTGGCAAAGGATGCGTGTTGCACCGTTACTGCGATTGGCCGGGCGATGCCTGGCTCTTCAGATAAGGTCAGTATCAAACGGGCAGATCGTCTACTCAATAATCCTAACCTGCAACGAGAGCTGCCATTGATTTATGCTGCGCTGACGGCTTCTATTGTTGGCCATAAAACTAAGCCGATGATTTTGGTTGACTGGAGCAATGCCGATACTGCCAAGCGACACTTTATCCTGCGTGCCAGCATTGCCGCTGACGGTAGAGCGTTGACTCTGCTACAGAAGATTGCCGCCGCAGAAGATTATACCTGCCCACACCTACACGGGGCGTTTTTAAAGCAGCTTAAAGCCATGCTACCCAAGGACTGTAAGCCCGTAATTGTCACTGACGCGGGGTTTAAAGTTCCATGGCTGAAACAAGTGCGTAAGCTGGGATGGCATTATGTAGCTAGAGTTCGAGGCAATGTGAAGCTTAAATTGGCAGAGCAGGACAAGTTTATCAGTGTTAATCAGCTTTATCGGCAAGCGAAGAAGGATCCAAAAAGTGTAGGAAAAATCATGCTTGCCCAAACACAACACTATGAAACGCAGGCCGTCCTGGTTGGCAAAGGTTATAAGCTATTGAAACGCGATAAAAATAAGACGTATAAGGAACCATGGTTGTTGGTGTCATCCTTAGCTGACTGCCATGGGTATGCGGATAAAATTGCTAAGTGCTACAGTAGCCGAATGCAAATTGAAGAAAGCTTCCGTGATCAGAAAAGTCACCGCTATGGCCTGGGTAGCGATTTGCATGGTACCAAGAAGAAATCTCGCTTAGAGATACTGCTACTACTGGCCGCATTGGTTAATTGGTTTCATTACCTGCTAGGTAGCGCAGCGGAGAAAGCGGGTTTGCACCTGCGTTATCAAGCTAACACCGTTAAAAATAGGCGGGTATTGGCCCTGAATTTCCTTGGGATATTACTTTGCAAAGAACCCAAACAGCGAATACGCAGGCAATATTATCAGCAGGGACTTAAACAAATACTACAGTGGGTGGTTCAGTGGGACTGGGCAGTAATCAAACAGGCTGATAGCTGA
- a CDS encoding Mph(E) family macrolide 2'-phosphotransferase, producing the protein MTIQDIQSLAEAHGLLLTDKMNFNEMGIDFKVVFALDTKGQQWLLRIPRRDGMREQIKKEKRILELVKKHLSVEVPDWRISSTELVAYPILKDNPVLNLDAETYEIIWNMDKDSPKYITSLAKTLFEIHSIPEKEVRENDLKIMKPSDLRPEIANNLQLVKSEIGISEQLETRYRKWLDNDVLWADFTQFIHGDLYAGHVLASKDGAVSGVIDWSTAHIDDPAIDFAGHVTLFGEESLKTLIIEYEKLGGKVWNKLYEQTLERAAASPLMYGLFALETQNESLIVGAKAQLGVI; encoded by the coding sequence ATGACAATTCAAGATATTCAATCACTTGCTGAAGCACACGGCTTGTTGCTTACGGACAAAATGAATTTCAATGAAATGGGCATTGATTTTAAGGTCGTTTTTGCTCTTGATACAAAGGGGCAACAATGGTTGCTGCGTATTCCTCGTCGTGATGGCATGAGGGAACAAATCAAGAAAGAAAAACGCATTTTAGAATTGGTAAAAAAACATCTTTCTGTAGAGGTTCCTGATTGGAGAATTTCATCTACAGAATTAGTGGCTTATCCCATACTTAAAGATAATCCTGTTTTAAATTTGGATGCTGAAACCTATGAAATAATTTGGAATATGGACAAAGATAGCCCGAAATACATAACATCTTTGGCAAAAACCTTATTTGAAATCCATAGTATTCCTGAAAAAGAAGTTCGGGAAAATGATTTGAAAATTATGAAACCTTCAGATTTAAGACCTGAAATAGCAAACAATTTGCAGTTAGTAAAATCTGAAATTGGTATAAGTGAGCAATTGGAAACCCGCTACAGAAAATGGTTGGATAATGATGTTCTATGGGCAGATTTCACCCAATTTATACATGGCGATTTATATGCTGGGCATGTACTAGCTTCAAAGGATGGAGCTGTTTCAGGCGTTATTGATTGGTCAACAGCCCATATAGATGACCCAGCGATTGATTTTGCTGGGCATGTAACTTTGTTTGGAGAAGAAAGCCTCAAAACTCTAATCATCGAGTATGAAAAACTAGGGGGTAAAGTTTGGAATAAACTATATGAACAGACTTTAGAAAGAGCAGCGGCCTCTCCTTTGATGTATGGTTTATTTGCCTTAGAAACTCAAAATGAAAGCCTTATCGTTGGAGCAAAAGCTCAGTTGGGAGTTATATAA